In Anaerobacillus isosaccharinicus, one genomic interval encodes:
- a CDS encoding IS1182 family transposase: MLKPRKEKQIEFEMVTIDQLVPEDHELRIIDKYIDFSFIYDKVKGYYCADNGRPPIDPVMLFKMMFIGYLYGIRSERRLEKEIQTNMAYRWFLGLGITERVPHHSTISFNRHKRFDGTSAFQDIFDEVVELAMKHRMVGGRVLFTDSTHLKANANKKKFVKKTVQSPTRTYIKELDAAIEESRREHGKKPLKAREEVSEEKEIKESTTDPESGYMYREGKPEGFFYLDHRTTDMKFNIITDVHVTPGNVHDSQPYIERLERQIERFGFKVEAAATDSGYYTAWICKKLEEMKIMGVIGYRRFHPTRGLFPKWKFKFDKETDTYACPNNQNLYYKTTSREGYQEYHSDPKQCKDCPLLSECTRSRNQKKVVTRHVWEESKELIRKNRLSDTGKMLYKKRKETVERSFADSKELHGLRYCRLRGREHVQEQALMTAAAQNIKKIANHLAKMA, encoded by the coding sequence ATGCTAAAGCCTAGAAAAGAAAAACAAATTGAGTTTGAAATGGTAACCATTGATCAGCTAGTCCCTGAAGATCATGAACTAAGAATTATTGATAAATACATAGATTTCTCTTTTATCTACGATAAAGTAAAGGGTTACTATTGTGCAGATAATGGACGACCACCAATTGATCCTGTCATGCTATTTAAGATGATGTTTATTGGTTATTTATACGGAATTCGGTCGGAACGCAGATTAGAAAAAGAAATTCAAACCAATATGGCTTACCGATGGTTCCTTGGCCTTGGAATAACAGAACGTGTTCCTCATCATTCTACGATTAGTTTTAATCGACATAAACGGTTTGATGGGACCAGTGCTTTTCAGGATATCTTTGATGAAGTAGTAGAATTGGCGATGAAACATCGAATGGTTGGTGGCCGGGTTTTATTTACTGATTCCACACATTTAAAAGCGAACGCAAATAAAAAAAAGTTTGTGAAAAAAACTGTTCAATCCCCTACTAGAACTTATATAAAAGAGCTAGATGCAGCTATTGAAGAAAGCCGTCGTGAGCATGGAAAAAAGCCTTTAAAAGCTAGGGAGGAAGTGAGTGAAGAAAAAGAAATAAAAGAAAGTACAACAGACCCTGAGAGCGGGTATATGTACCGAGAGGGGAAACCTGAGGGATTTTTTTACCTTGATCACCGTACAACCGATATGAAATTTAACATCATCACGGATGTTCATGTAACTCCAGGAAATGTCCACGATTCACAACCTTATATTGAAAGATTAGAACGTCAAATTGAGCGATTTGGTTTTAAAGTTGAAGCAGCTGCCACTGATTCTGGTTACTATACAGCATGGATTTGTAAGAAACTCGAAGAGATGAAAATTATGGGTGTCATTGGTTATCGTCGTTTTCATCCAACACGAGGGCTATTTCCTAAGTGGAAATTCAAATTTGATAAAGAAACTGATACTTACGCATGTCCAAATAACCAAAATTTATATTACAAGACTACCTCAAGAGAAGGGTATCAAGAATACCATTCCGATCCAAAGCAATGTAAGGACTGTCCGCTACTCTCGGAATGTACAAGGAGCCGAAATCAGAAAAAGGTAGTGACTAGACATGTTTGGGAAGAAAGTAAAGAACTGATTAGAAAAAACCGTCTTTCTGATACAGGAAAGATGCTTTATAAAAAAAGAAAAGAAACAGTTGAGCGAAGCTTTGCGGATTCAAAAGAACTCCACGGGCTTCGCTACTGCCGGTTACGAGGCAGAGAACATGTTCAAGAGCAAGCGCTAATGACAGCAGCTGCTCAGAACATCAAAAAGATCGCAAACCACCTAGCCAAGATGGCATAG
- a CDS encoding trans-sulfuration enzyme family protein produces MTFKFNTKTVHFQKKAEEKNVSKSQPIYQTSAFSFKDLDDMEDFYRGNKEYLYTRFSNPNTDDLGQGVAQLEGAPKGVATSSGMSAILAGVLAVVSHGDHIIASEDIYGGTYQLFATELKEFGIEVSFVSMNNFAEIENSIKVNTKLLYSESITNPLLRVEDLPSLISLAKKHNIITMIDNTFATPFLIKPYELGADLVIHSATKYIGGHSDVTAGVLVGNEVLITKAKTKVVNLGCNLSPFEAWLACRGLKTLAVRMDRQVKNAQALADFFRSNLSIAKVYYPDSVSENGNGANVSIDLGENYNVETFFKSLQWIRIVPTLAGVESTVTYPLRTSHRSVPDAIRSKLGITKGLVRISLGIEDDEDIIKAFEEALNKAKL; encoded by the coding sequence ATGACATTTAAATTTAATACGAAAACCGTTCATTTTCAAAAAAAAGCTGAGGAAAAGAATGTTAGTAAGTCACAGCCTATATATCAAACATCTGCTTTTTCATTTAAAGATTTAGATGATATGGAAGATTTTTATCGAGGAAATAAGGAATATTTATATACAAGGTTTAGCAATCCTAATACAGATGATTTAGGACAAGGTGTAGCACAGTTGGAAGGCGCTCCAAAAGGAGTTGCTACTTCTTCAGGTATGTCTGCCATCCTAGCAGGGGTATTAGCTGTAGTCAGTCATGGTGATCATATAATAGCCTCTGAAGATATTTATGGTGGAACGTATCAGTTATTTGCAACTGAGCTAAAAGAATTTGGAATCGAAGTTTCTTTTGTTTCCATGAATAATTTTGCTGAAATTGAGAATTCTATTAAGGTAAACACGAAGCTTCTTTATTCCGAGTCAATTACAAACCCATTGTTAAGGGTAGAGGATCTGCCGTCATTAATCTCATTGGCCAAAAAGCATAATATTATAACGATGATTGATAATACGTTTGCAACACCGTTTTTAATTAAGCCATATGAACTTGGTGCTGATCTTGTCATTCATAGTGCGACAAAATATATCGGTGGTCATAGTGATGTAACTGCTGGTGTACTTGTAGGAAATGAAGTTTTAATTACAAAAGCAAAAACTAAAGTAGTCAATCTAGGATGTAACTTAAGTCCATTTGAAGCTTGGTTAGCTTGTCGAGGTTTAAAAACATTAGCAGTAAGAATGGACCGTCAAGTTAAGAACGCTCAAGCTCTTGCAGACTTTTTCCGTAGTAACCTTTCAATTGCAAAAGTTTATTATCCAGATTCAGTATCTGAAAATGGAAACGGTGCAAATGTATCCATTGATCTTGGGGAAAATTACAATGTTGAAACATTTTTTAAATCATTACAATGGATTAGAATTGTACCAACACTTGCAGGTGTAGAATCAACAGTTACTTATCCGTTAAGAACATCACATCGATCAGTACCGGATGCAATTAGAAGCAAACTTGGGATTACAAAGGGATTAGTCAGGATTTCCTTAGGCATTGAAGATGATGAAGACATTATCAAAGCCTTTGAGGAAGCACTTAACAAAGCTAAATTGTAA